The genomic segment TAATTGCGTCTCCTATAGTTACAATATGATcagtatgaattggaatcaatgaaatggcaatttttttttttttgtagtcacaTATACTTGACAACTATTGGACATTATGGAAGTGTTCAGAACACAGAGGaagatgattttaaaatataaattgctTCTTATAAAATGTTCCTAATGATAATATAATTTTCCTCCAAGTTTTCCAGTACAGCTAAAAAAGGTAGTTAATTGGGTATTTTTTGTCCTCTAGAGAATGGGGCAACATATAGCATCTAGGGTTTATGTCCCAAGGTTGTGAGCACAAATGTAATGTTGCATATACTTCTCTCCCATTGAAGTTTCCCAGAGACAGGAGAGGCCTTCTCTTTGCCATTAGCAGGTTTGTTAAAAATTCTAAAGACATAATGCTATTAACATCAGTGTAGGATATCTAGGATACAATATGTAGGGGGAAAACATAACTTTTAGAAGTAGAATTCTTGAGGAATATTGAGCCAAAACAAAAGGTACATATCTGAACATGCAAGGAAGAAGATGCGCAATCTTTATGCCAAGCTTTGCATAGAGAACTGggcttatcaaaaaaaaaaaaaaaactaacctattgctgttgagttgaaccTAATTCTCAAAACTCCTCAGTAATAGTGCCCTGGGTGCCAGGTACCTTGGGTAGGGGATTAGAGGAGCCATAAGGGGTTTGGGAATGTGTATTTTCTTCCTCTTGTAAATTTTTGGAGCAGGTTTCAAAATAGGGTAGACAAGTATTTAAGCAGAATATAAtaaacagaaattgaacaaaGTCTTTTGAAAAAGAATCTAtctgtctacctgtctgtctgtcaatctgtctgtctgtctatcatctatctgtctacatgtctacctgtctgtctgtctatcatctatctgtctatcatctatctatctacctacctgtctatctatcatctatctgtctatcatctatctgtctatctacctatcatctatctatcaatctatcatctatctatctatctatctatctatctatctatctatctatctatctatctatctatctatctatctatctatcatctatctatctatctatctatctatctatctatctatcatctatcaatcatctatctatcatctatctatctgtctatctaatctatctatcatctgtctttctctcatctatctatctatctatctatctatctatctatctatctatctatctatctatctatctatctatcatctatcatctatccaccttctatctatctatctatttatccatctatctatcatgtATCTAAACTTCCACCTCTAATGATTATAAACATAAAGGAGGGAAAGCATGTGTTCCCTGACATCAAAAGAACAATAAAACGGGAGGAAATTATAGGGAAAGAGATTTTAGCTATCCTATTCCtggactaaaaccaaaccaaaaaccaaacccagtgccgtcgagtcgattctgactcatagcaaccctatgggacagagtagaactgccccatagagtttccaaggagcacctgggttTATTCCTGGACTAAATGAGAGCATAAATTTATCACTAATTTAATATAAACATTTGGGAAAGAAAATAGTCTTTACATTAAAGACATACatttgattaaaataaaaatttaaatgacttaaacaaatgaaatatgttgttaaaaaatgtaaattagaATGACTAGTTTTGTGATGGGTTACCTTTTGAGATTGTCTTCAACACTCAGGAACAGGATGGGGCCATTGAGGAACCCAGTATAGCACATGACCTGACATCTTTATTTCTGGACCATCTGAAAATGATTTGTTGGGTTTCAGAATCAGAGATGAACTTACCACAAATCATAGATGGAGAAAGAGTTTCCCAGTATGTTAGGACCTGAGAGGCGCTCGTCATCAATTCAAGAAATAcaatgattgtgtgtgtgtgtgtgtgtgtgtgtgtgcgctacTGTTTTCTCATAAATACCCTAATTATGTCCTACCACTCCATGTTTTTAATTCTTATAATATGTAATACAGGGACAGAATGAGTATCCTAGGTGTATTGAAGAAAGAGAAGTGAATGAGAGAGCCTTGGGAATGGGAATTTCTAACTCAAAGAGTCTTTAGTTATTCCTGTGTGAAGACATCTCTAAATCCCATTCTCCTGTGTTTCATCTGGATGCTGCTCTCTACTATATCTCTGTGGCACGTAACAGTGTCATTGGACTATTTCCCATAGTTTTAGAGTCTCTAGTTTGCTCAAAATTTAAGGGGGTGATCATTAACAAAGGAAATATATTAGTATAAAAGAGGGACCATTGTATGGGGTGGAGAAATGGACACATGGCTGTGGGTTATAGACTGGATTTTATCTGCATGTCATTGTGAAAGTCAAGGATTCTTCTGACTTCTGTTATGCCATCTTTAGAATATGAATGCATACCAGATTATATTAATCATCTGCTCTAGTCTTTTAATTTCTCTAGCCATGAGGGAGAATTAGAATTTAGAACACCCAggtttgaaaaatgaaaaaaaatgttgTCGACAAGTCAACTTGGAATCACGATGACCCCGAGAGTGtaagattagaactgtgctccataaatttttcagtgtctgattttcagaattacATCACCGGTCCTTTTTCCAAAGGTGCCTCTGGGAAGACTGGAGCCTTCCAATTTTGCTTTGTTGCCAAGGGAATTAACCAATGGCACCACACAAGCtgtaaaaactaataaaaaactTATTTCGATATCAGATTTACTGtgtcagaaagaaaaacaaacatcaACATACTACGCAGAAGTAACAATAAAAACACCAATAGGAATTGTCAAGGCTGTCCATTCTTTATGTCCATACTGTTACATGTTATGAGCCAATTAAATGATATAATTCAGATTTTTCAGATTTTTGTTCTAGCATCaggccaggcttgtcttctatgAACTGATAGCATTCAAGGAGAATTGAAAGTGTTATGTAAGAATTTGACATAAAATTACCGCACAATCCCTAAATTTcttgagaaaattttaaaaataaatgcttattatgttttaaaatttgagaaatttaccatattttatttaataaaaatatagaGAGATTCTGAAAGAGATATCTTTTCCAGTCTTGGCAAGGGATACTTAACCAAGCATCCTATATCCTCACTCTTTttaatatatatcttttttttgatTTCTAGGGCTGACTTTCAGATTTCGACAAGCAGAAGCCATGTTATTGTCAGACAGAAATAAAAGCAGGGCGACGTTCACCCTTTTGGGCTTCTCAGATTGCCCAGAACTGATGGTTCCCCTCTTCTTGGTATTTATGGCCATCTACAGTGTCACTGTTGTAGGGAATCCTGGGATGATTGTAATCATCAGAATTAACCCCAAGCTGCAcgcccccatgtactttttcctcagccacctctcaTTTGTGGATTTCTGCTATTCTTCCATCGTTGCTCCCAAGGTGCTGGTGAACCTAGTTGTAGAAGACAGAACCATTTCATTTTTAGGATGTGTAGTgcaattttttctcttttgtacctTTGTGGTGACTGGATCTTTTCTATTAGctgtaatggcctatgaccgctttgtggccatttgcaaccctctgctctacacagttgCCATGTCCCAGAGATGCTGCGCTATGCTGGTGGTGGGCTCATATGCATGGGGAATAGCATGTTCCTTTGTTCTGACATGCTCTGCTTTGAAATTATCTTTCCATGGTTTCGACACAATCAATCACTTCTTCTGCGAGTTCTCCTCACTTCTGTCTCTTTCTTGCTCTGATACTTCTCTTAGTCAGTTGTTGCTTTTCATCTTTGCCACTTTTAATGAGGTGAGTATATTACTCAACATTCTCACATCTTATGTGTCCATcgttgtcaccatcttgaaaatgCATTCAGCCAGTGGT from the Loxodonta africana isolate mLoxAfr1 chromosome 7, mLoxAfr1.hap2, whole genome shotgun sequence genome contains:
- the LOC100659226 gene encoding olfactory receptor 5D18-like, whose protein sequence is MLLSDRNKSRATFTLLGFSDCPELMVPLFLVFMAIYSVTVVGNPGMIVIIRINPKLHAPMYFFLSHLSFVDFCYSSIVAPKVLVNLVVEDRTISFLGCVVQFFLFCTFVVTGSFLLAVMAYDRFVAICNPLLYTVAMSQRCCAMLVVGSYAWGIACSFVLTCSALKLSFHGFDTINHFFCEFSSLLSLSCSDTSLSQLLLFIFATFNEVSILLNILTSYVSIVVTILKMHSASGRHKAFSTCASHLTAITIFDGTILFLYCVPNTKNSRGTVKVASVFYTVVIPMLNPLIYSLRNKDVKNIVIKIMDTKVFSH